The genome window ATCTGGAACAGTACCAACTCCCATTAAGTAGTGCGCTCTGTTCGGATCCAAATGCTCAGCTAAATGTTCTAATACTTGAATGAATAGTGGTCTTGGCTCACCTACAGATAATCCACCAACTGCTATTCCTGCAAAAGGATAGGATTGGATTTTTTCTAATGAAAGTTTGCGTGCGTTAAGATCCATTGCACCTTGTGAAATTCCAAAAACATAGGACTGTGTATCCATTGTCTCCCAATGTTTGATTGAGTTTTCCGCCCATCTATGAGTTCGGTCCAATGATTCTTGTATGCGTTTTGAATTGCTATCATAAGGAGCACAATCATCTAGAACCATCCAAATATCCGAACCGATTGAACGTTGGATTTCTAATACTTTTTCTGGAGTAAATTTATGCCTTGATCCATCTAGATGTGATTGGAACTTAACTCCATCATATTCGAATTTGAATAGGCTTGATAGTGAGAACATTTGGTATCCACCACTATCGGTAAGCATAGCCTTATCATAGCCCATGAACTTTTTGACACCATGAAAATGATCTAACACTTCTGTGCCTGGTCGTAGATAGAGATGGTAGGTATTGCTTAGGATCAGTTCATATCCCAATTCATTTATATCTTCTGTTGAAAGTGCCTTGATTGTACCTTGTGTTCCAACAGGCATAAAAATGGGAGTCTCAATCGATCTCCCACCAACATTCAATAAACCTGTTCTTGCAAAGCTTCCTTGAGCTCTTTTTAATTCTTTAAATATCACAAAGCTGGATTCTTGTTTTGATTGTGCTGACAAGACTTGGGACTATCACAGACTCCGTATATATTCAAGTCATGTCCTGTGATCGAGAATCCTTTCTCTCTTGCGGCTTTGCGTTGGAGTTCTTCAATTTTCTCATCAATAAATTCTACAATTCTTCCGCATTCAATACAGATAATATGATCGTGATGGGCATGACCTATGATATGTTCATAGTATTTATAATCTTTTCCAAAGTTATGCTCTTGCAACAAACCAGCTTCCACCATTATGGAAAGGATACGATAGATAGTTGCTTTGGAAATCTCGTCTCTTCTATCTTTTAGCTCTTCTTGGAGAGATTCAGCTGTGAAATGATTGTGAATTGAAAAAATTTTCTCAGCAACAAGCATCCTTTGGGATGTAATTTTGAGACCTTTTTTCTTCAAATAATTGGAGAAGGTCAACATCTCCATAGCTGTATCTTCTTTAGTGTGCGGTGTTGTTGAATCTGTCATAACCTGCTCTCAGTTTATTCATTCGTCAATATTCTTCGCAATCGAAAAATACCAAGCTCGTTCCAATTCTTCGGCAATTTTGACAGCCATGACTCTAGCCATTCTATCTTGAGCTTGAATCTCTGATTCCCGATAACCCAATTGCCGAGAAAAATAGGCACGACCTGGTATCTCAGTTCGTTCCAATTCAATTCTTTCGTTTGTGTCGGCTTTATGAAGTTCGATTTTTGTAATTGAGAACATTTCTGATGAAAGATGTTGATCTCCTAAATCCATAAGATTGCCAACCAATTGATAGTGAGTCACTTCACCGTGGATGCGATAGGCCGCTTTAAATTTGTCACGTACTTGGATGAATCTCCCTCTTCGATCCACTTCCGATTTCAAATACTGAGTAACCATTGTATGAAGCTGGGGTGCATAGGAAGCATTTCGAAAGTTTTGTATATAAACAGTTCGCACCGAATCCGGAAGCGGAGTTCCTCGAAACTTGGGAGGATTGCCCGGTTCGCGATGGAAGTAGCTACAAGAAGAGAGACCAATCACAAAAACAAAGACTAAAAGATTTAGGGATTTTCTGCGATTCATGCCATTCATTCCCTTCCAGATTAGAGAGAACTACTCCATTGTCAACCAAGGTTAAGGGAATCGCTTGACGTTTTTGTTGCAGGCAACTTATTGATAAAGGATGCAATTATTCGAACTTCGTTTATTTCCTCGATTTTCCACAAACAAATCTGGATTTCTAAATTTTTTATGTTTATTTATGGTTTTATTTTCTGTATTTCTCAATCCGTTTGCATTGAAATCTCAGGAGTCAAGATTTCAAATTCATAGAGATGAACCCGGCTGGCCTTTAGATTTTTTCAGTCCGATTTCAGGAACGTTTGGCGAATACCGCAATCACAATATGCATATGGGTGCTGATTTTAAATCCTATGGGCTTAACGGACATCCCGTATTAGCAGTGTTTGATGGATCGATAGATCATATTTCTCAATCACAGAAAGGATACGGTACATCTTTCAACTTATATTCAAATGAGCTTTCTATGAAATCCAAATATGCACATCTTTATTCTTTTCAAGGCTCAAATTCTAAATTAGAATTACTCAGGCAAGCATTGTGTCTGCTCATTGGAAAAGATGAATTTTACATCAATCTTCCGAAAGGAATGTTTGAAGTAAAAAAAGGAGATTGGATTGGGCTTACCGGCGAATCTGGATCAGGGATTTCTCATCTCCATCTTGAATTTCGAGACGACAAGGGATTTATCAATCCACTTTTTTTTACAAGTTTTCATCAGAAAGACAATATTGCGCCAACCATTCTCAAATTGTTATGGGAAGATTCCGCGCGCTCGCAAGTATTAGAACTGCAAACCAAACAAATCGGCCCAGGCCAGTATTCAATCCAGGAACCAATCGTCGCTCGAGGTAAAATCCGCATCAAGCTTGGAGGATATGATTTTATTCGTTCCAGAAATAAAAACAATGTCTATGCAATCGAGTTAATCAATGGAACAGACAAATTGTATCGCAAAGAATTCTTTTATGTTCCCTATTCTGATTCATCCAACAAACAACTATTTTACGATATCAATCGATCTTCTTTATCGCCTCCAGTCTATTTTTATAATGTTTTTGATCCAAGCAAAGGCTATTCAATAGATCTTACGGATCATGAAATCGGTGACAAAATCCTTCTTACTGCAATCTTAGAAGATGCAACTGGGAATCGCTCCGAACTACCAATCCAAATTGAAGTTGGGATTCCGAGAAAGGATACAACAATCCGACCAGTTCCCAATTCTAAAGTCGGAGATATTTACACAACTTCTGATAAAGTAGTAAGTCTTGATTTCAAAAAAACTTCAACCTATGGAAATGGCTATCCGTTGATATCCAAAACTGATTGGGAGAAAGAAGGAGTAAAAATCGCTAAGGGACTAACGCCTGTGAGTGATCCTTATAAAATTTCCGTCATGAACTTCAATTGGAAAGGAGAAGCGACTGGATTTATAAAAACTAAAAATCCACCCACAAGCAAAGAGAGCCTCTATTTCTATGATACTTCCATCAAAAGATTCAACGGTATATCATCGACTAGAACCAAAGACGGATTCCAATTCAAAACAGAAAAATTAGGTATCCTTGGAGTTTTTGCAGACGAAGCACCACCTAGCGTTCATTATGCTTATTCTTACGCAAAAGAAATTCATCTTGAGAATGCAAGAACACCTGGAATATCCGAGAGATTGTATTATCTTGGAGATGTCGGATCCGGCTTTACAACAACGCCAGAAGTTTTGCTCGAGGGAGAAGTCTATCCTTTTGAATATGATAAAGACAGACGAGCTATCAGCATCAAGATACCAGATAAAGCCTTTCTTGAAAAAAAATACTTACTCTTGCAAATCCGACCCAAAGATTGGGCAGGAAACCAAGGAAATTATTTTACTGAAATACTCACTCCCTGACTCCTTCGTTCCGTCCGGTGGCCAGTTTGGAATGCCAAAGCCGTCAAGAAGGAGTCACTCCGCACGGGCTGAAGAAGGCTACGCACTTACATTCCCCCAGCACAATTTCCTTCGGAAAGTTATGCTGGACAGGTCACGATAGATAATTTACCGTTAAGTCCAGCACCACGACAACAAAAGAGCGTTAGCGACTGAGTGGTGCTGGGGGATGTAAGTGCTCCGCTCAAGGTTTAAGAGATCTCAATTCATTTATGCGATTTTGATTGGTATATAGCAAAGTGCAATTGGCTAACTAATTCTATTCCACCCCGTGCATAAAAAAAGCGGATCCCAGTTATGAGATCCGCTCTTAGAAGCATCAATGCAGTGATTGAGGCAGCCTAATTAATGTTCGATGCTTGAGTATCTTCCGATTTCAAGAACTGTGTAGGAAGTTTCCTGAGAACCAAAAATCAGAATGGCTGTGTCACCGACTGATTTACCAAGCAGAGTTTTGGCAAGAGGAGCTTGGTAAGAAATGATATTCTTACTAGTATCCGCATCCCAAGTTCCAAGAATCGAGTAACTGAGAATCTCTCCAGTTGCTTGGTTCTTGAGTTTTGCTGTACATCCAATTCCAATCTTTTCTGTCTTGATGTTCTGAGTGTAATCTTCAAGAACTAAGGCATTCTTAAGATCGGAATCCAATTTCTTGATAGCTGCTTGAATCTGAGTTTGTTTCTCCATAGCCGCTTTGTATTCCGCGTTCTCACGAAGGTCACCCTTCTCTTGAGCTTCACCAATATCTCTGGAGTTCTCAGCCATCTCAACATTGATCATTTGCTCAAGTTCGGATTTCTTCTTATTGAAAGCCTTTCTTGTAACAAGGAAGCTGTTGGTTGGGATTTTTGCTAAGATATCATCTTCGTCATCGTCTTCGCTTACATTGCCTTCATCCCATTCCAAATTCGGTTTGAGTTCAGAGATCAGGGATAGAAGTTTTTCTTTCTCGGAGTCAGTGATGTACGATACTTCTTTGTAAAGTGCGTAGAGCTTACGAGCATATTCATCATCTCCGGATGCAATTGCTTCCTTCAATACATCTTGCGGCTCGCCTTTATCAACGAGGATTCCATGAGCTTGATTCTTGAGTTTATTGCCTTTCGGTTCAATCTTACCCAGTGGCTTGAGGATACGAAGTGTTCGCAAAACCAAATCATTCTGATCAAACTTCAAGTAATCATAAGATCCAGGTGAGTTCAGAATCGCTTTCATCATCCATATAAAAACTTCAGGGAAATTCTTAGCTTTCTTGCAGATGGTTTCTAGAAAAAGATTCAGTTCTGAGATTTTGCCATCTTCATGAAGAAGTGTCCAAACATGTTTGGTAACTTTTGGTGGAACTTCGAAAAGGATTTCAAAGAAAATATCAACATATTTCGGATGATATTGTTTTATTAAATCAACTAAACCTTTCTTGATTTCTAACTGGGAAATCGATGCGGACAATTGAATGCATTCTTCCTTTGTCAATCCAGCTATAATATCACTGATCTCAGCTGGTGAAATTTTACGAACAACTTCCAATGGAGGGATCGCATCAGGATTGCTAGCTTTTTCTTTGGCAAAAGGTTTCGTAAAAGCGTCATCCAATTGATCCAAATAAAGATAAGCGATAATCTTACGATTCGTATCTTTAGATAGTTCTTCTTGGTTGTATTTACCATTGAAATGATCCGCAGCTTGAACCGATTCGGTTTGGTCTTTGACTGCTTGCAGAGCGATATCCAATCTTTTGAATGGATCTTGGGTCGCTTCAAATTTCGCAATCAAACCATCTGAATGCGTGATCTTTTGTTCATGATAGACCAACTCATCCTTTTTCTTGGGATTCATTCCAATATTCGGATCTTGCTTTAACGCTTGCTTTACTTTCTGCCACCATTTAGACCATTCATCCGCTTTCAAAAACTCACCAACCATCTCAACTTTGAGATCGCCAGTGGTCATAGCGTTGTCATGTGACTTGACCATCCAAGAAATAAAATTCACAAGATCATTCTCAAACAAATCCATAATCTGGTCTTTATTTTCATAATAAGTAACCCAGATATGATCTTTCTTGAGAGGCTTTAGTGATGTGATAGCCATTTGGATAGAAAGCTTATGATTCTTCTTGTCTTTGAAATCAACAAAGATAGAGTCACCATTCTCGGAGATGGATACAATTTTACCCACACCCCAATTTCTATGCATTACATAGTTGCCTGTATCAAAAACGATATTTCTTTCAAAGTTTGTGATACAAACTTTTACAGGCTTACGGTTATTGCCAAGATCAGAAATTTTGAGAAAATGCTCTAACAATGAATGTTCGGCATATTTCTTACGATAGACTCGAATCAATTCAGTTCTTGCTTTCTGTGCAGCAGGCTCGTGATCTAATATTTTCTTGAGAAATAGAATGACCTTGTCCCAATCTTCTAAACTTTTGTAAGGCTCAAGGATCGGATAAAGTAGAGTAACCAATCTTTGCTTTTCTCTATGAGCAAGAAATTGTCTTTCTATCTTTTCAATAAATGCTATATCTTCGTAATTGTTCGTTACGATGATTGGCCAGATCTCATCGAGTGCTGTAAAACTCTTGGTCTTTGCAAATTCTTCGACGGCTTTCTTAAGATATCCAATCGCTTCCTCTTTGCTCTCTTCGAGAATCGAAAGTCCATATTTCTTTTGGATCTCTGGATTCTTACGATCAAGTTTAGCGAGTTTTTCTAAAACTGGTTTGAGTTCTTTGTTCTTCTTAAGTTTTTCCAAAGCTTCTGCTTTGTAACGAAGCGCAATTTTATTATTAGGATCGTATTTGAATATATTGTCTGTAATGTATTCTATGATTACCCATTTGCCATGGCTACGGAATTGTTCCAAAAGATTCTTAAGCTGAGGAGTTTCTTGTACCGCATTCGAGTCTGTAATCAGAGAGATGATCATGAGAAGGTACTTCGCAGAAATACTTTCAGGGTGTTCTGTGAGATGCTCTTCTATTTTTACTTTGGCATCATCGAGTTTCTTGTCAGCTTGATAGGATTCTAGTATGTCGTCATAGATTTTGAACTTAGAAGCTGGAATAGAGCTTGCGTCCATCCGAATGTATATTTCTTCATTGAATAAGGAAGTAAGCTTATCAGCTTCCGTGGCTGGTTTAGCGTTTTCCATAGTAGTAGCATCAGACATTTAGTCAGTCTCCCATAAAATCTCGCAATTTCCGAGATAAAGTTTTAGTGATTTTGTTCTAAGAAGGCCAAGGAACTAAAAGGCGTGCCTAAATATTAGCTCTTCTTCCTATAGAAAATCATCTGTTCGATTTGTAAAGCACAAAAAACCCCCGCGAATTGCAGGGGTTTAGATGAGTTTCCGGGGGGGAAGTCCCGGAATTCTAGGATAGGAAACTAGGGAAATTAATTTCCGCCAGTCGCTCCTGGATTTCCTTGGTTGCCACCGCCACATTCACGAACTTTCGATCCTGTATTGAGTGCGCCGGATTTCTCCAACATTTTCTCAAGTTTCAACTTGTTGTTACAATCTTCTTGATCGAAATCGAGAGTTGCACCGTCGAAGTGAACTTCGAAAGTATCTGATAGAACTCTAAGTTCATCAAAGAACAAATATACGAGTTCTTGAGAAGTTGTAGGATTCGAACGGATCTTAAACTGCTTGAAAACAAGAGTTTTGATCTGCGGAAAAGAATCCACATCTTGCGGAACATTGGAAGGAATATTGGTTGTAAGTGGTCTCCATCCAATAAAGTCCAACGATCCAAAACTCAAGATATGAGTATCACCTTTCCAATCTTCGAACCAACCTTCCAATGTGTATTCATTGCCTCGACCACATACCCATACAGATACTGCTTTGGAAGAACCAGGCAACTCAACACCGTAGAGTTTTTGTTGCTGTCTTTCGTTGTTCATATCGAGGTATGGCTTTGAACGCACAACTTCATATTCTTTGGATCTTGGCGGACGAACTGTAACAACATTGTATCCTGGAAACATGAATTGGAATTTGACTCCCAAAACTTTCGCAGTTGATGCATCGATACTCTTAACATCACCTGGCTTACCTGCTACCAATTTCACTTCACGAATAACTTGAGGTGCTTTCTTCGGATCATTGAGGACAGGTTGGTACGGATTGTTCTCATCATACTTCATGTCACCATTGCCATCTGCGTTCTCACCATCTTTGTCAGTGAAAACTTGCCAGCCGTACGGTGCATCAGCCGCTGGATTATCCCAGCTTTCGATTGTGATCGCGCGCAATTCTAAAGAAGCAATATCGTTACCAGTTGATGTCTTGACTCCTCGAGAAATCTTATAATTTGCCGAAGCAAAACCAACTAAGCATATGGTTCCAATGGTAACATAGGAAAGGAGATTTAGTTTTGTGTTCTCTTTCATCGTCATCCTCTTACCAGTTGTCCTTGATTTCCGATCCAGGGTATTTGGCTTCGCTACGATCTGTTCTGATCTCAAGATCATCTACATAGAAGTAGAAATCTCCACCAACTTCATGAACATCGGATGTTACAAATAATGATACGAAATGTAGGTTTTTGTCAAGAAGAGCAAATCTTGTACTTTGAGGAATGAATCCTGGAATCGTAGCAGTCATTTTTCTCCATCCAAAGAAGTCTACTTTACCCAATCGAACATTGTGTGTGCGATCTTTGTAGTCTCTGAATTTTGCAAAAAGTGTATGACGATACTTTCGGCCAAGAACCCATACCGAGACCTGTCTTGCTTTACCTTTGATAATGTATTCGTGAGGAGGAGAGAGTTCTACTCTATCAAATCCTCTTACATTAAAGTAAGTTTTGACACCTAGAAAATGATTCTGATCGATCTTGTCTCCACCGTTTTCTGGAACTGTGTTGTCATCAAACACGTCTTTGATGAGACCACGTTGAACCATCTTCAGTGTTTTCGTTTCGCCGAGTGGAGTTGTTGATTTAACTCTCCAGTCTTCAGACTCTTCGAAATCGTCCAAAATAATTCTCTTTAATGGACCCTCATCCTGGTTATTTGCGCCAGATGCTGGTTGCGGAGCTGGACCGCCTTCTGCTTGTGCAAGTAATACATTACTAGCCAATACAAACGACAGAACAACGATAATTGATGTAATCTTCCCCATGAGACTATCTCCCATCTATGTATTTCCTGAATCGCTTTCACTTGCGATTCTCTGTTTATAATCGCTCAGGATACCGACCATAAGATCAATTCCCTCAGCAGGCAGAAAGACCGAAGACTTTTTGCTATTTGACCATTCTGAGATTTTTATATAAAATCCATTCTGGTTTTTTTTTAAGTCTACCAAAAACGTTTTATTATGGGTAACGATTTTTTCCGTTTGGATCTCAGGATCTACCATAAATAAAACACTCTTCTCCCTGCTTACTAGTAAATATCGGAGAAAACTCAGGGAAAATTAGGTAAATTGAAAAAATAAAATCCTGTTGCCTTTTTTATCCCTATTCGCACAATCTGCGATTGATGCAAATCCCTTCGAAAGTGATTATCAAGATAGTTTCGCTCTATTCTGGCTTTGGATTTGTTTGGATTCTCATTTCGGACTATTTAGTAGACATAATGTTTCCTAGAAGTTCAGAACTTTACTACAATATCCAGAATTCAAAAGGTATTTTGTTTGTTGTATTGTCGGGAGCAGTAATTTTTTTCCTACTTTCTAGAGAAAAAAAAAGCCAATCACAACTTCATGAAAGCATCAAAGACTTTGAGTCGTCGATTCAGACAACAATTCAAGAAAAATCCATACTAGTCGCCGAAATCCATCACCGAGTCAAAAATAATCTCGCTATCATTTGTTCATTTCTGGAATTGCAGAAAGAATATATTTCCAATGATGCATCCGATCCTGGGCTTCGCGCCTTTCATAAGAGTATCAATCGTATTAAAACCATGTCGATTATGCATGAAATTTTGTACGAAAATCCAGGATCCATGCAAGTAAAGTTTGGAAAATTCTTGTCTGGTTACTGGAGTTATATTCAAAGAGCAAGTAGCATTTATCTGAATCGATTGAGTGGCCAAGTTGATTTCAAATCGGATAGCCTTTCTGAGAGTTTGGATTTTGGACTCGGTGTAAACTTGGGAATCATAACAAACGAACTAGTTCTCCAAAGTCTGGAAAATTCTTTCTCCAAAACAGATCCAAAGGCAGTAATTTCCATTTCGCTTTTCAAGAAAGACGGTCAGTTCTGCTACGAGTTTCAAGATAATGGCTCCAATAGGCAACCGACGGATTGGAAAGAAGGACTGGGAATGAAAATTCTGGAATCCATCGCAGTCCAGATCAAAGGAAAATTCTCACTCAATGACACGGAAGGATTGCATTTTTCCCTTCAATTTCCAGAAAATTAGAATTCTATTGCCAGATCGAACCCGATTTTCCTCTAACCTCTTAAAACCATGAATTAGCACTCTAGTCCTGTAAGTGCTTGACCAAAAGGGCTCGTTTTTTTACATTGTCATTTAGATTAGCACTCATTCTTTTTTAGTGCTAGCCATTCATTATAGCAAAAATTCAAAAAGGAGTTACACAAAAATGAATATTAAACCACTCGCTGACAGAGTTGTCGTTGAACCTAAGGTTGATACAGAAGAAAAAATCGGAAGCATCTATGTTCCCGATACAGCAAAAGAAAAACCACAAGAGGGTAAAGTAATCGCAATCGGAAGCGGACGCTACGAAGACGGGAAACTTGTTCCTCTTGAAGTAAAAGTCGGAGATTCCATTCTTTATGGAAAATATTCCGGCACAGAAATCAAACAATCAGGTAAAGAATACTTGATCATCCGTGAAAGCGACATTCTCGCAATCGTGTCTTAAGAAAATTTAGGAGGAATAATAAACATGGCAAAACAAATAGAATTTGATGAAGCAGCAAGAAGAAAACTACTCGCTGGTGTAAACAAACTAGCTAACGCAGTAAAAGTAACGCTTGGACCAAAGGGTCGTAACGTAGTAATTGATAAAAAATTTGGTTCTCCAACTATCACCAAAGACGGTGTAACAGTTGCTAAAGAAATCGAACTAGAAGACGCAATCGAAAACATGGGCGCGCAAATGGTAAAAGAAGTTTCTACCAAAACCAACGATATCGCTGGTGATGGAACAACTACTGCTACTATTCTTGCTCAAGCAATCATCAACGAAGGTCTTAAGAACGTAACAGCTGGTGCGAATCCAATGGCTCTTAAGCATGGAATTGACAAAGCAGTTTCTGCTGCAGTAGCTGAGATCAAGAAGAAAGCTGTAAAAGTTGATTCTAAAAAAGATATCGCTGCGGTTGCCACAATATCTGCTAACAACGATCCAGAAATCGGTAATCTAATTGCTGATGCAATGGAAAAAGTTGGTAAAGACGGTGTGATCACAGTTGAAGAAGCAAAATCCATTGAGACAACTTTAGATGTTGTGGAAGGTATGCAATTCGACAGAGGTTATATCTCTCCTTACATGGTAACTGATCCAGAAACAATGACAGCTACTTTTGCTGATCCATTCATTCTAATCTATGACAAAAAAATCTCTAGCATGAAAGACTTGCTTCCAGTACTGGAAAAAGTTGCACAAGCTGGAAGACCACTAGTTATCATCGCAGAAGAAGTAGAAGGTGAAGCACTTGCAACTATCGTTGTAAACACTTTGCGTAAAACAATTCAATGCGTTGCTGTAAAAGCTCCAGGTTTTGGCGACAGAAGAAAATCTATGTTGGAAGACATTGCGATTCTAACAGGTGGACAAGTGATTTCTGAAGACCTCGGAATGAAACTAGAAAACGCTGACATCAAAACTCTTGGTAAAGCTAAGAAAGTTGTAATCGATAAAGAAAACACAACCATCATTGAAGGAAGCGGATCTACCAAAGACATCCAAGGTAGAATTGCTCAGATCAAAAAACAAATTGAAGATACAACTTCTGAATACGACAGAGAAAAACTACAAGAAAGACTTGCAAAACTTGCAGGTGGGGTTGCGGTAATTCATGTTGGTGCAGCAACAGAAGTAGAAATGAAAGAGAAAAAAGCTCGTGTTGAAGATGCTCTTTCTGCTACAAGATCTGCTGTTGAAGAAGGAATCGTTGCAGGTGGTGGTCTAACACTACTTCGTTGTCAAGAAGGAGTGAAAGCTCTTAAACTAGAAGGCGACGAGTCAACTGGAGCAAAAATTATCTACCGTGCTCTTGAAGAACCAATCCGTATGATCACGAACAACGCAGGACTTGAAGGTTCTGTAATTGTTGAACATGCTCGTGGCAAGAAAGGCAACGAAGGATTCAACGCACTTACAATGGTGTGGGAAGATCTAATCGCTGCTGGTGTTGTTGACCCAGCTAAAGTTGTAAGATCTGCGCTTCAAAACGCTGCATCTATTGGTGCGATGATCCTAACAACTGAAGTAACTATCACTGATAAGCCTGAAGAAGATAAAGGCGGCGGTGGTGGAATGCCTCCAGGTATGGGTGGCATGGGCGGAATGGGAGGTATGGGCGGAATGATGTAATTCGAAAGAATAACATTTTGTCTGTATTTACCAGAGGGTCACGATTTTTCGTGGCCCTTTTTTATTGATGGCTACATGCCTACCTTCGTTCCGCACGACACAATAAACTTCGGAAAAGATTCACCACCACAGCACCCTTTCCTACGGAAAGAAATGCTGGGCAGGCATAGATCACGATGGAGAGCTCAAAGCACGCAGAGGAAAGTAGAAATACATAAAACTTAATTTATTAAGATCCTAAATAAATGTAACCCGAATCGGCCCTCCTCCAACACAGCCAGCATTCAATTTGTACACCAAACTCCGTGAGCTTTGTGTCTCTGTGTGAAAACTCTTTATCTTTTTCTATATTCCTAAATCTTTTCGCCTGAACTAGAATTCCGATTTCTATTGCCATCCTCCGTGACCTCCGTGTGCTCTTAGCGAACTTTGTGGTAAAACTCTTCGTACCTAACTTCGTTCCGACCGGTGGCCAGTTTGGTACGCCAAAGCCGTAACGAAGGCAGGCACTTCGCGCGAGACACAATAGACTTAGGAAAAGATTTACCACAGAGTCCACAGAGAAGAGCACAAAGCAAACAAAGGGAAGAGTTTCAATAGTTAAAAAAAATTTACTATTCACTTTAGATTAGCGATATCCAATTAAATACTTCAACATCCGAATCGAACAGAATCCTTCGTGGTCTTTGCGTGAACTTAGCGAACTTTGTGGTAAAATTCTTGCTATTCTTTTTCCACACAGAGGCACTCTCGGAAAAGCAAAGATTTACCGCAAAGGTCACAATGAAGAACACGGAGCACACAAAGTGAAGAGTTTCAATAGTTAAAAAAAATTTACCATTCACTTTAGATAAGCGAAATCCAATTAACTACTTCAACATCCAAATCGAACACAATCCATCGTGGTTTTTGTGTGAACTTAGCGAACTTTGTGGTAAAATATTCGGATAACGGACGCTATTCACAGATTGCATAAAATGGGTTTGTAAATTTTACTTGTGATGTGCTGATCATGTGAGACTTTTAATATTTTTGTGAGACAGGGGACAGCAAGGACAGGGCTTAAGCCCTGTTTTTTAAAATTAAAAAATCTTGACCCTAACCACGTAAGGAACTTCCACATCCTTCAGTATTCTCCTAATCCTTCGTGGTCTTTGCGTGAACTTAGCGAACTTTGTGGTGAAATTTGGTACTCCCCCAAAAAACTGGACAGAAAAAATGGTTCTTCGCTAAGGAGAAACAAATGTATCAAGGACCCAAAGACTACCCTCATGAGTTCAAAATCCAATCACTGAAACGGTATTTGGAAAATGGATGTAGGTGTAATTTTACTGCCAAAGAATTAGGAATACCAGAATCTACCCT of Leptospira sp. GIMC2001 contains these proteins:
- the groL gene encoding chaperonin GroEL (60 kDa chaperone family; promotes refolding of misfolded polypeptides especially under stressful conditions; forms two stacked rings of heptamers to form a barrel-shaped 14mer; ends can be capped by GroES; misfolded proteins enter the barrel where they are refolded when GroES binds); amino-acid sequence: MAKQIEFDEAARRKLLAGVNKLANAVKVTLGPKGRNVVIDKKFGSPTITKDGVTVAKEIELEDAIENMGAQMVKEVSTKTNDIAGDGTTTATILAQAIINEGLKNVTAGANPMALKHGIDKAVSAAVAEIKKKAVKVDSKKDIAAVATISANNDPEIGNLIADAMEKVGKDGVITVEEAKSIETTLDVVEGMQFDRGYISPYMVTDPETMTATFADPFILIYDKKISSMKDLLPVLEKVAQAGRPLVIIAEEVEGEALATIVVNTLRKTIQCVAVKAPGFGDRRKSMLEDIAILTGGQVISEDLGMKLENADIKTLGKAKKVVIDKENTTIIEGSGSTKDIQGRIAQIKKQIEDTTSEYDREKLQERLAKLAGGVAVIHVGAATEVEMKEKKARVEDALSATRSAVEEGIVAGGGLTLLRCQEGVKALKLEGDESTGAKIIYRALEEPIRMITNNAGLEGSVIVEHARGKKGNEGFNALTMVWEDLIAAGVVDPAKVVRSALQNAASIGAMILTTEVTITDKPEEDKGGGGGMPPGMGGMGGMGGMGGMM